Proteins from a genomic interval of Nocardioides jishulii:
- the cysS gene encoding cysteine--tRNA ligase: MSLRIYDTATREVRDFVPLVEGKVGLYVCGLTVQSEPHVGHVRSGVNFDVLQRWLRVLGYDVTFIRNTTDIDDKILAKAAEQGRPWYNLAYTMHRELTRAYASLNVAPPTYEPAATGHVPEMVELIETLIERGHAYPAADGSGDVYFDVRSFADYGALTRQKVEDMEAAPDADPRGKRDPRDFALWKGWKSQSEPRTASWPSPWGRGRPGWHIECSAMAAKYLGDAFDIHGGGMDLRFPHHENEQAQSRAAGQAFASYWMHNAWITTAGEKMSKSLGNSLTIPAVLKKYRGIELRYYLVQAHYRSHVEFSFEALDEAVTGFGRIESFLERVGEVEDAGPGATLADLPDAFVAAMNDDLGTPAAVAVIHDTVRAGNKALADADAASAQRAAKEVLAMLDVFGLHPADEAWAQGTGGDTDRLTEAVDALVAGLLEQRQQARADKDFAAADAIRDRIKAAGIEIEDTPQGPRWSLGQS, translated from the coding sequence GTGAGCCTGCGCATCTACGACACCGCGACCCGAGAGGTCCGTGACTTCGTCCCCCTCGTCGAGGGCAAGGTCGGTCTGTACGTCTGTGGCCTCACCGTCCAGAGCGAGCCCCACGTGGGCCACGTGCGCTCCGGGGTGAACTTCGACGTCCTGCAGCGCTGGCTGCGCGTGCTCGGCTACGACGTCACGTTCATCCGCAACACCACCGACATCGACGACAAGATCCTCGCCAAGGCGGCCGAGCAGGGACGCCCCTGGTACAACCTCGCCTACACGATGCATCGCGAGCTGACCCGGGCGTACGCCTCGCTCAACGTCGCGCCGCCGACCTACGAGCCGGCCGCGACCGGCCACGTGCCCGAGATGGTCGAGCTCATCGAGACGCTGATCGAGCGTGGCCACGCCTACCCGGCCGCCGACGGCTCGGGCGACGTCTACTTCGACGTGCGGTCCTTCGCCGACTACGGCGCGCTGACCCGTCAGAAGGTCGAGGACATGGAGGCGGCCCCCGACGCCGACCCCCGCGGCAAGCGCGACCCGCGCGACTTCGCCCTGTGGAAGGGCTGGAAGTCGCAGTCGGAGCCGCGTACGGCGTCGTGGCCCTCGCCCTGGGGACGTGGGCGTCCCGGCTGGCACATCGAGTGCTCGGCGATGGCGGCGAAGTACCTCGGCGACGCCTTCGACATCCACGGCGGCGGCATGGACCTGCGCTTCCCGCACCACGAGAACGAGCAGGCCCAGTCGCGCGCGGCGGGGCAGGCCTTCGCCTCCTACTGGATGCACAACGCCTGGATCACCACGGCCGGCGAGAAGATGAGCAAGTCGCTCGGCAACTCGCTCACGATTCCGGCGGTCCTGAAGAAGTACCGCGGGATCGAGCTGCGCTACTACCTGGTGCAGGCCCACTACCGCAGCCACGTCGAGTTCTCCTTCGAGGCGCTGGACGAGGCCGTCACCGGCTTCGGCCGCATCGAGTCGTTCCTCGAGCGCGTCGGTGAGGTCGAGGACGCAGGCCCCGGCGCCACGCTCGCCGACCTCCCGGACGCCTTCGTCGCCGCGATGAACGACGACCTCGGCACCCCGGCGGCCGTCGCGGTCATCCACGACACCGTCCGGGCCGGCAACAAGGCGCTCGCTGACGCCGACGCTGCGTCGGCGCAGCGCGCGGCCAAGGAGGTGCTGGCGATGCTCGACGTCTTCGGCCTCCACCCCGCCGACGAGGCGTGGGCGCAGGGCACCGGCGGCGACACCGACCGTCTCACCGAGGCGGTCGACGCCCTGGTCGCCGGCCTGCTCGAGCAGCGCCAGCAGGCCCGGGCCGACAAGGACTTCGCCGCCGCCGACGCGATCCGCGACCGGATCAAGGCGGCTGGCATCGAGATCGAGGACACCCCGCAGGGACCGCGTTGGTCGCTGGGGCAGTCCTGA